One segment of Panicum virgatum strain AP13 chromosome 1K, P.virgatum_v5, whole genome shotgun sequence DNA contains the following:
- the LOC120647099 gene encoding uncharacterized protein LOC120647099, producing the protein MVGFAVKRKELEQVVDGLSDFSLSGPAAKSRRLDPGLPPIMEEPPAPSISFQELGDKINCGVNMPSVEVMMEGSMSHYVPSEDMALVLYKPVENTGISSSSFIVSSDLIRGLKNHAFNQANYLELEDESPGRSNSLALVPWKPPQMPIRSDWVASEPESEQTIEVPMEADESEVTSMDFEEAPEATAGSFDGENVHQWQHCMTPPSLPNPSAHVMWSR; encoded by the exons ATGGTGGGGTTCGCTGTGAAGAGGAAGGAACTGGAGCAGGTGGTCGACGGCCTCTCCGACTTCTCCCTTTCCGGACCCGCCGCCAAGAGCCGCAGATTG GACCCTGGGCTCCCACCAATTATGGAAGAACCACCAGCTCCTTCCATCTCATTTCAGGAGCTGGGAGACAAAATCAATTGTGGTGTTAACATGCCCAGTGTGGAAGTCATGATGGAAGGTTCAATGTCACATTATGTGCCTAGTGAGGACATGGCACTTGTTTTATACAAACCAGTAGAAAACACTGGCATTTCAAGCTCATCATTCATAGTCAGTTCAGACTTGATTCGTGGTTTAAAAA ACCATGCTTTCAATCAAGCGAACTATCTTGAGCTGGAGGATGAATCTCCGGGGCGTAGCAACAGCTTGGCTCTAGTTCCTTGGAAACCACCACAAATGCCTATAAGATCTGACTGGGTTGCGTCTGAGCCAGAGAGCGAACAGACTATTGAGGTGCCTATGGAGGCCGATGAGAGTGAAGTGACTTCTATGGATTTTGAGGAAGCGCCTGAGGCAACTGCCGGGAGTTTTGATGGTGAGAACGTTCACCAGTGGCAACATTGTATGACCCCGCCATCATTACCAAATCCATCAGCCCATGTTATGTGGTCAAGGTGA